GGTCCATGAGAAAGATTTTGATTTTTGACCCAGTTTTCTGATCTCGGCCTGGCCGAGCCCATTCTGCGCGCTTTGAACGATGAGGGTTATGAGACCCCGACCCCGATCCAGCGCGAAGTCATCCCGGCGATGATTGAAGGCCGTGACATAGTCGGCATTGCGCAAACCGGCACCGGAAAGACCGCATCCTTCGTGCTGCCGATCCTCAATCGCCTGATCGAGGAGAACCGGCCCACCCATCCGAAAACCTGCCGGGCGCTGATCCTGTCGCCAACCCGCGAGCTGTCAGCCCAGATTCTCGAGAATGTTCGCGGCTATAGCCGTCATATGCGGGTATCCTCGACCCTGGTCGTGGGCGGCGTGAAGCCCGGGCCGCAAATCCGTGCCCTGTCGAAGGGCGTCGACGTCCTGGTCGCCACTCCGGGACGCCTGCTCGACCTGATGCAGTCCGGCGCCGTCAAGCTGAGCGAGACGAAAATCCTGATCCTGGACGAAGCCGACCAGATGCTGGATCTCGGCTTCTTCCCGGCTATCCGCAAGATTGTCAGCTTCCTGCCGAACAAGCGCCAGACGGCCCTGCTGTCGGCGACCATGCCCAAGCCGATCCGCGCCCTGGCGCAGGAAATGCTGGACGACCCCAAGGAAGTCTCGGTCGCGCCGGCCTCACGTCCGATCGAGCGTATCGAGCAATCAGTGGTGCTCCTGCCCAAGGAGTCCAAGAAGGACCTCCTGCTGGAGCTGATGTCGGATCGCGCCGTCGAGCGTGCCATCGTCTTTT
The window above is part of the Maricaulis maris MCS10 genome. Proteins encoded here:
- a CDS encoding DEAD/DEAH box helicase; the encoded protein is MTQFSDLGLAEPILRALNDEGYETPTPIQREVIPAMIEGRDIVGIAQTGTGKTASFVLPILNRLIEENRPTHPKTCRALILSPTRELSAQILENVRGYSRHMRVSSTLVVGGVKPGPQIRALSKGVDVLVATPGRLLDLMQSGAVKLSETKILILDEADQMLDLGFFPAIRKIVSFLPNKRQTALLSATMPKPIRALAQEMLDDPKEVSVAPASRPIERIEQSVVLLPKESKKDLLLELMSDRAVERAIVFSRTKHGADKINRHLVDYGLKSAAIHGNKSQAQRIKALDGFKTGAVKILVATDIAARGIDVDNVSHVVNHDLPNLPESYVHRIGRTARAGKSGVAVSMCEPGEYEYLRDIERLTGLDIDRVFVGDEAKFLAEAKNATPAASQKKQQRPARKKPFTAGRARPQGQGNGGSRGGGQGGGQGGGQGGGSKRPRRRNNRSGARSPA